The genomic segment CAAATCCCATTTCTTTGCACCCTGCGCAACATTTAGGATTCCACACAAACTGAACTTCAACACCAAAATTCAATTAAGCCAAATAATCCAGATCCTGACGCTGGAGAACGTCTCTCCATCCACATGTTAGATGATCAGTATCATGTCTTCTTATGTTAGATACACAACAGATGTAACAGGCCGAGATCTTTGGGAGTCCCGTTCCGTTTGGTAGTAACTCAGGTCAGGGAATGACCAGGTTACTGAGGTTaatcatcatttatttatgatttcaaaTAGAGACAGGCTGGTCTGAATAATGTTTTCCCCCTTAATAAATGAAGCAATTATTTAGAAACTGctatgtatttttctttgtctggtATTCTAATCTATTTTCTGATCTTAAATTGCCTGACATACTACTGCCAACAGACTGTGATTGTATTGCCTTCTGCAGAATGACATGACGATGTCTAGCTCTAAATCTGTGAGGTGAGATGCTCCAGAGCTCACACaggttttgattttctgtctcctgcTTTGTTGCCAGGACAACAAGTATGCATGTAGGATGATCAACCACAGGTCAAACCAGGGCTGTACTGTTGTGTTTTACAGCCTCTGACTGTCTTCCTCTTCCAAAAGGAGGGTggacgttttattttattttacggTGATTATAAACTAAAGATGCAACTTGGTGCTTATTGatatataataaatacagaTGGAAGTCATCCGAGTATCACCAGTGACAGAAGTGGTCTTACCTTTGATAGCGAACACTGCATGGCAGAACTCTTTGAAGTTGATTTTGCCGTGAGCATTGGGGCACAGATGCTTAGTCAGCTTTTTGACCTGCAACAACAGACAGGttcacttttctgaaaatgGAAGTAGCACTTCGCATTTCGATCGAACGCACGATGATCAAAACATATCACCAAAACCTGACAACCTTAATGCTTTCATGAGTCTGTATAGACATGCTGCTGAGCGATGTGTCTCTGTCTCTCAGCTAATTTAAAGGttgctaaataaaaattgaatcCTGAAGGTGAATTTATGACAGCAATAATTAACACTGTTAAGTACAGCAACATCCATTATGAGGTTTCTCGAAAAATTTGCTTAACTCACGCTCTCATCCCAGAACGCTCACACAACATGGCTGTAGAGCTTTCATACTCGACTCTCTCACCTGACATACATTTGATCAAATATCTGTATACATTTCTTTgttatgtgactttttattttcatttgttttacttacaaaaagcaaattaaGGGAAATTTGCTTTTAATCTTTAGGAGAACTAATGTTCTTCactgaagctgtttttgttctgacaaaaacagctttcaaCAGTTTAACATTCAACTGTTTTTCTCCTGAAACCTGAAATACATACCTAGAAACTGTTTGAACAATTCCATAAACTAACATTACCTTTGACCTTATGGTAATACTAGGTACAATCTGTTGGAGTTGGGTTCATTGTAACactaagaaaaaaagcaaagtaatagaatataaattatattattcTCAGATTCAGAGGGCTGGCTGCATATAATTCATTCATAATGCTAACAGTGTCATTGTTAGTTGTAGTAATAAGGTCACACATGACCTTATTACTACAGGGTTCCCAGTATTGCAGAATACTGGGAACCCTGGAGAGATTCCATGGAGTGTGATTAATTAGACTCTAACCCTGATTAATACAGTCCAGGGTCCTCGGACTCCTCCATATCTGTGGTCAACAGAACatcattttattccattttttatggACAGAGGACAAATGACCAAGCATTGAGATCGTCCTGGTACTAGGAAGTAGTCCCAGAAACCAGAGTCTGGGGCCCCACGCAACCTTCCTGATGCTAGAAGCTCCCCAGCAGAACCTGTCAAGGTTTATGACAGGCTGTCTAGATACCAAGCTCTGGACTCCATTATTCTCCGACTAGCCACAGAGAAAATGATGGAAtgctttttaaagtaataatattcGTTAGCGAGTCCTTTATTCTCAACTAACCCACATTGTCTCTTCCATTCTCATCAGCTCACCTCGTCTCCTTGACCGAACTGAAGCCCAAGGTCCATCAAGTGCTCCACCCGGATGAAGCCGTCAGCATCCTCGTCACAGACATCGAAAACCTCCTTCAGCCGCTtcagaaactgcagcagctggtcCTGGTCGGGGAGACCCTGACCCTCCATTGTTGGTGGTTCTCTGATGATGATTTCAATTGTCAGGTTTAAGTGAAGAGAATCGCTTTGTCGGTCGCCATCGTCCTTCCAGTCCTCAGCTCCGCCGGACTGACTGGCGCTGCCACTGCTGCCTGTGACATCAGCTGCATCTAATGCTAGGAAAACGCGAGAAGATCCGGAAAAGCACGAGGACTCACGACCTGAACAGAAGGGATTCTGTCACCGATGAGCTGCCTAGCAACAACCCAGATGTATCAGCATCCGCCTTCTTCTATGGTGTAAAGTAACTCTACTTTACACCACAGGCTATTTTTTAGAAGTACCAGTTCTGAATAttattggacaaaaaaaaaaaaaaaagaaagaaagagttcatcgtgttattttatattttatacataaacaCAGGTCACAGCCATTAGCTTTATTCTATGTATCacttagaataaaaataataacacccTACCACTcgataatataaaacaaaaaaaaggttaaaaatttTGGTTCTATCACATgatgaaattaatttacaagCAAAAACGGGCTAAAACTGGtatgattttgaaaatgttatccTCCATAATGTTTTGATAAACTTGAGAATTAAAATTTGCTAATTCaactattttaaatatgttcttGAAGGGAAAAATCTTGCAAACATAGCAGTATTTTAAATACTATATTATCAGTAGATCTTTactgagtttaattaaaaaatactttattaatcacaaattaaacatatttaacataTATATTTCCTCAGTTGTTGTAGATGGTGATTTGAGAATGAGATTAGCCTGATGATGTTTTACCTTACCACTGGGTTATATGGCAAATatatcaaattgtttttaacactAAGAATATCAAAGACATGAGGTAATTTGTTCAAGCCCTTAGAGTAAAACAATACAGATTCAGGACAAAGAACATTGGTGACAAATTTGATTCTGTTCTGTTCACTGGAAGCGCATTGGGGCTGATCTTCCTCCAAGGCAGGTCTCGTACAGGTTTAAGGTCAAGAAAAGGGCCGTCGGTATTCCTGCAGACCACCCACATCCTAGACACAAACGGTTTAGACTTTTACCTTCAGGTGGCGCTATAGAgtattatttgcaaaaacaagctgctgcagaGGCAGTTTCTCTCCCCTCTGCTTGGCgtggaaaataaaacaggacatGAGAAATGAAGACAAACTGCAATATACTCTCCTAAACCCTAATATTCAATTCATGaagtaaaacaagttttaaaacgTCAAACATCAAGGCTGTCCTTGTTGAATACTTAACGTGTCCAGGTCTATACCATGCACACTGCACCAAATCAATCTTCCTGTCTTCCTTGTTAACACAATTCATATATAGATATCTACCAGAAATGAAAAACTAACAATATAATCAGAACTCAAGATGGAagatttcatttataaaaattttatagaaaacGAGCCGTCGTGGCAccaatatacaaaaataaaatccatcaagaaaagaacaaatcccaataaatttactttaagaaaagtaaatttatttaatctaataaacaaaGTGAATGTAAGTTCTTGTGTTTAAATGATGAGTCTTGGCTCCAGCAGAGAGTCCCAACGTTCCATAACCTGCAGGAAAGACAGTGAAGAACGCAGTAGAATAAAGACTTTATTCAGGACACATGCTCAAAGGTTTATCTAACAAACTTTACTGAAACACAATAAAGTCTACAAAACAAGCAGCTTACCGAAGATCCTCTCTGTATGGCGTACTCCACTCTCTCTGAGCCGTCTGGATTCTGATAGACCAGGTCAAACTTGCCTGGTTCAGCAGGAGCTGGAGGGGAAGCACACCAGAAATGAGAGGAACCGAACAGAGGACATGAACGGGGCTGAGATAATATGAAGTTAGATTacagtaagttttttttataatgatgGAGTCATGTTCTATAAattgcagctttttctttcagcttttacctttttttttccagtaataaTGTGCATTCTGTAATAAATGATCACAAACCACTGATGGCCTTCCCCCTAATCAATGTACTTATAAGAGTTTATTACGTGATGCACCACATTATTacattgtcattttaaaaaatagctacctctgcattttgtaaaaatcagcacaaaatacaataatattaCATAATGTGGCAGAAAGTATCACAAAGTGCATTACATAATGccatttttaactgtttaattacACTTTGAAACCtgattttgttacattattaCATATTGCAATGTTATTACATAATGTGACATTTCAGGCCCATTTGgtttaaagaaagaaactttttattttgtgactgTTAAATTCAGCCAACAGGGGGAGACGACTAGAATGTGACCAGACTCGATTCTGAGTGGGAGCAGAACTAAACTCGCATTGTAAAGCCGGAGTATTCCTCACCATAAGGTTTGTGTAATTAATAAAGCATTCAGAATGAACCCCCTGTGATTGAAATCATAGGCCAAAAGTTTCAAAAGTGAAATGTTTGGTTGCAGTGAACAAAACTTGTGAGGCTCCAAATAACTGGATGAAGGATCAACACATTTCAGGATGCGGTGACATGAAAATATTGATATTGCTGTTGTGGCCGATAACCGATAttatatattctatatataatattatatatatattatattctCTACAATCCTGAACTCCATCACTGTCACAGGACAGAACAAGTACCGCCATTTCACTGCCACACCTCATAATTCTGAgataaatcaaataataaatacttGATATGTTCCCTCCTGACTAgataaatcaaataataaatacttGATATGTTCCCTCCTGactaatacaataaaatatgttctaaactaaactgaaggagtttcattattgtttatgttaaattagtttttaaaaaaacaacaaaaataacagttcCTACCTTGCGAGGCATTAAGAAGTTCCAACTCAATCTGTTTGGTCGTCGGGTCAAAGTTGATAATCTTTCCCTCCTGATGTACATGTAGACAGATATGTAGAAGGTTTGAGGAGTAAGGGATTCACTAGAACAAGCTTGGACGTTTTATTCAGCTACACTGTTGGGTTATGAGAACAATGACTTCATCAAAGCTGACTCTCCTCACCTTATATTCAGATACTTCTGGTGTGTAGTTCTCTGTTAGCTCCAGCAACTGTACATGAATGAAAGGATGAAGAGGGTGAAACGAAAATATGCAAGAACACGTttgtcttttccatttctttgttTGCAGAGCAAAGAACATTTATCTCCATGTGATGATCAGCCCTGATTCATTAGCATTTGTTCAACCAGACTGACCTTGAAGGCGATCCTCTGGCCCACCTGGGGCGGGGCAGCCAGCAGCGGCATGGAGCTGTAGTCCTTCGGGACGGGTTCTGCTTCATTCTACTCAGAGGGACTTGAAGTTATTGTCCAGCCATATATCATTAACAGCAGATGACTTAATGGccacatgcacacatgcatCTGTGTCTACACTGTTGAGACTAACATAAAGCTGATAGAGTAGTAACTATTTCCTAAACCTGTCCAACTACCTTCAGCTTTGCAGATTAAACAGACTCCAACGTTGGTTCTTCATCACTTTCTCTCTTCTACATCAGAAGAttggttaaaaatgattttggtgCACatagatattaaaataaacaagtgaGTACAAGCAGGACGCCGTTTCATTTTATCTAAActtttacttcaaaattaaacGCTGATGACCAACACACTTCAAATTCTGCACTGCTTGTGTTGGTCCAATAAAGTATATTAAAGTTAGTAGCCATAGATCTGTGAAAGACGTAAGTTATGATGATAAAAGCATCAGGACAGTGTGGATCAAGACAACACTACTGTCCTgatccacacaaacacagcaaacatctgCAGGCACATCTGGAGACTCACCTGCAGAACAACAGACTTGTTGCTCAGAGAGTCAGTCTGGTAAGAGGGCTCCTTTGTGCCATTCCCGAATTGCTCCACGtcactttgacctctgaccccgggGCACTCTCCAGGATCCCCTTCGGCCCACCTCCTGTCCTGGCCCCTACTGAGGCCCCTCCAGGCCCCCGGGCCGGGGATGTTCAGGAGAGTCTGCTGCGGCCGGCGGATAACCAGCTGGATCTCTTCTTCACTGTCTCGGTTGAGCGGCGGCCGCTCTGTGCTGGgcgcctggttctggttctggttctggttctgagctgCAGCCTTGGAGCTGCTGGTGTCGGGATGCAAAGCTTTGGTTCTGGCTGGGACTTTTAAAGCGTCGGCCTCATCCGAGGAGGAGTCTGTTTGTGAAGACACAGATGAGGAAGAAGGCCGAGATTTTTCGGAGCTGGGTTTCTGGCGTGGCGCTCCCTCTGAAGCAGCAGGAGAGGCGCTGGATTTCTTGGCTACTTTTTGATGACAAGCTTTATCGCCATTGCTGCTGGGGCCTGATGAGGGGACATTCTGTGTTTTCACTTTCCCTGCTGGCGTTTTGTCAGGGCTGGAGGGCTTGTGtgaggctgcagcagcttcagggAGCGCAGGATGGCTTCTGTCCACTGACTTCactgtcctcttcctcctcttcttcttcttcttcgcaGACATCTTTATTTCTAACATCTTATTCCCATGATCATTTTTAGCTAAATCTGACACATCTGCCGTGCCGTCCTCCAGCTcgttcctcttcttcttcttcttcttgtgctCTACGATCGGTCCCTCTGcggtgtctctctgtctcttcttgCAGGACACAGCAACCGTCTCTGGACAGCCGCTGTGTCCATTCACCTGAGCCAGACATTCCACCTTCACCCTgatcacagaaacacacaaatgtttttaaatggtcaCATCCCTGTCCTCACAGAGTCTAGGAAAATTAGTCAtatcttttaaaactttttcacattttgtcacattgtaaGCTTTCATTGATTTTAGTTGGATTTTACTGAAAACTGAACGCATCGTAgtgcataaatataaaaacctttatttcatagcaaaataaataagttgcACACATTACTCCTCCAAATTTTTCCAAGAAGCCATGAAATCATGAAGGTAAAATGAACTTTGGTGACCTGACACTGGGGCTGGACAATATGGCCGGAAAACATATGACAATGTAAGAGTTTCATATCAGTTGGTACCAATAATTACTGATTATTGATATCTGAACTACTGATAAGCTGGAGGCGTGAAGAtcgatgaaaaataaatacagaggaATTCTGGTAGAAAACAGTTGGAGACTGCAAAAAAATCTCTAAGAAAATATAATGAATGGTCCGGGACAATCTCAGTCTCATCTGGTTCTAACgtcacaaaatacaaaaaagttcaagttaTGAATAATTTAGGAAGGAGTGTGAGAAACAGTGTTTAGCTCAGTTCAGCTCAGAGGATCAAAGATCCAAATTCCAGATGAGAAGAACGCCTTTTTCAAATCAGCTCCTTCTTTGGAGAGCAGGTTGTCATGGTGATTTATTTCTAATCGTACCAACACGATGCTGACCAGACTGAGGTCTGTCTCGCCCAGAGACACCTGAACTGAACGCGCACCTGACGTTGTCGTTGTCCCGCACCACGTAGATGCTCTCTGTGTGCGGCAGGTAGCAGTCCTCTATGAACAGGCTCAGGATGCTGCTGCGGCTGAACTCAAACTTCTCCCGGATGACGCTCTCCAGATCGGCCACCACGCGGCACGAATTCAGGTCCACGAGCAGCCAGCACATGCGGCACCCCACGACGGCCGGGGGCGGGTAGTCAAAAAACAAGCGGAGGCGAATAAACTTGTTGCCGTGCGCAGCCATGACGCCAAAACATTCTATTCATGCGCTCCCTGGCTAATTCAACTACAACTTCCGCTtgaacctttcaaaataaggcTCCACCTCTCACATACTGCCCCTTAGAGGACGGGAGGTGGTAACAGTCATCTCACGCTAGTCTCTTCCAATCCAACTGAACTTCATTCTGCTTTCAGCTGTTTACAGAACACTGTAACTAACCTTCTGAACACATTGTTATGTGTCGTGTTTGTGAAATGGTGATTAGTATGGACTTGTATGCGGGaaatttacaggaaaataataatacgAGAGTACGGCGGGGaagaggggtaaaaaaaaaatcggtaGTTTGCGAGCCAAAACCGGAGACTAGACAGCTGTGAGGAGCtctatctcctcctttggccatagtttggactttttcttgccatttgtttgtctttattttcttcacaccTGAATCACGGATTTCAGccatctgattcaggtgtgaTGAGGAAAAGGCGCATTTAACAGCTGGAGGATGGTCGTTCTCTAGAACTGGAGCTGGCCACGCACCTGACGGAAAAGTTTCCTGAAGCTGTTCTGTTCAGTGACTTTATTTCAGACGAACCAGCTAACGACCTATAGATACGTCACTAGATACACACCAACTAGAACCTCCCTCTCACAACTCGCgcgcgtgtgcgtgcgtgtgtctgtgtcagCTGACTGGGTTGGTGTCATGTGATTTCTGTCCTGaatcagagcagagcagagcggCTGGCTGGCTGAAACAATGGCTCGGTTCGGAGctctcctctgttttctctctgttctctTCTCCCAAGGTAAGCTTTCTGGATTTTTACCCCCCTAAATTACTAGAACCTGCCCTTAAACATGATTGTTTTCTGATCATCACCACCTGTGAGGTCTTTGATTCCACTGACTGCAAGCCGAAAGTGAATCATTGTAAATAACTTTCTAAATGAGCACACATTGGAGTTAATTGTAGAGTCCATGTAGATACAGGATGATGTACGTGTGTTGTTCGCAGGGCTTCCCTCTCCGCTGGCGGGTAAAGAAGTATGGGACTACGTGGAAGTGAGACCCGGGGCCCACATGTTCTGGTGGCTGTATTATGCTGACACTCCGTCTGCTAAGTATCAGGACCTGCCGCTGGTCATGTGGCTGCAGgtacaaaataaaacctaaaccgATCACACCTGTATTTCAGCGTATTGGTCTGATTGACCTTAGATTAAAAAGAAGGACGTTTTTGTCTTCATATTTCATAAGTTAGAATCTGCATAACATCATCTGTAAGAAAAATGTTGGTCTGTCATATTCTAAGCTTAAATGTCACGTaagcagaaaaagcaacaattagcaGAAATATAAGCTTGAAACACCAGTGtatggaaaacagaaatatggtacttcaataatttaataataatttgaatttattgaatatgtatAAGAAAGCATCCTCCAGTGCCATTTAGTTGAACGGCTTTGTTTTAAAGTAGTTTGTGATCCATGAAagaactgaatttaaaatgtttgctggtGGAAGTGAACATGGTCACCTGATGAGTGACACCAGAGATGCTTCTATTAGTAGCCACAGAGGAGGAAGTAACCATCCACAGTGTCAAAGTTTCCCTGAAACAGTTGCTAACGTGCTCTGTCTCTTAGATAAAAGATGCACAGGTTCATGTTCTGCAGCTTTCTTCAGTGTGTCTCACTTTTATCAATCCATATTCAGGACAAACATTTAACTTGAAATGTGCTGACAGCTCAAGTTAGAGAGATACTCTGTGGGGGGGACAACAGAATCTGTTGTAAAATGAACATGGCTCTGCTCTGCGTTTTAAGGGAGGACCAGGAGGATCAGGGAGTGGCTTTGGTAACTTTGAAGAAATTGGACCACTGAACAGAGACCTGGAGCCCAGGAAGACGAGCTGGGTAAGATATCAGTGCTTTTCAGAGATTTTCTGAACTATTCTTACCTCTTGATCATTTCAACAGTTTGCCATTTTACAACTACAAATTATATCATacagattttattctgattaaatACTGCTATGATTATACCAACATAAAGCCAGAAAGTTTCTCCCCTGGTTTAAGGTCCATGTTTCACAATggagatggtgtgtgtgtgtgtgtgtgtgtgtgtgtgtgtgtgtgtgtgtgtgtgtgtgtgtgtgtgttttttttgtttgttttttttttgctttttgttttttggcacaGTGATGGGTTTCGTACACAGGTTGCATTTTGCATGTACACTTTAAattgaagttttggtttttcGATAATAGTTTAGTTGAAGTTGTATTTTATGTTGCACCTAAGCAATTTCGTAAAGGATCTGCAAAAGCATGGATGAGCAATTTATAGGTCAAAGGCTGTTCTATTCCTTTCTGTAATCAATGCTGGCTAGCTacaaaataaagactaaaataatgaacaaaaaacattgtgtGTTCTCTATGGTGTGTTGTGTAGGTGCAGGCAGCCAGTGTGCTGTTTGTGGATAACCCAGTGGGCACCGGCTTTAGCTACGCTGAACAGCCTGACGGCTTTGCCACCAACGTTTCCACTGTGGCCTCAGACATGCTGGTGCTGCTCAAACATTTCTTCACACAGATGCCAGAGTTCCAGGTGAGCTGACCTCCAATCAGCTCATATTGAAACCAGAGTAATGTTGTCTGAAGGCTTGGTTAACTTGTAGGAAAGTATTTACTGGTAACTAGACTCATTCTTATGGTCCTAAGTGGGGGTTATGTTGATACATTTTCACTATTTCCTTCCTTAAGTTTGAGAGGATTATTTGCCATATGAAAGAAGTTAAAATTCTTGACTGTGAgttaaaatgtgtgaatttcGCAGACCATGCCCTTCTACATCTTCTCTGAGTCCTATGGGGGAAAGATGGCTGCTGCCATCTCACTGGAACTCAGCAAGGTGAGCTTACTGCTCTTCGGGTCTATAGCATCAGATCCATGGCTTTACTAACACACAGCTTTATCTGTCATGATGGAGGAAAAACCGTGTAAAGCAAGTATCACATGATGGGCCACataagcagaaataaatcagatttgcaagtttgctttttttaggATTCTAAGCAGACTTCTACTCTGTAATTAACTTATATGACTTCAATATGTTGTTATATAAAATTATAAGAGTGCTTTAGCTTTTCTTGATAACAAGGTGTTGTTTTTAACCTGGGTAAATTGTCTGTTTACAGGCTGTAGCTCAAGGCTCAGTGAAATGCAACTTTGCAGGTGTGGCACTTGGAGACTCGTGGATTTCCCCGTTGGGTCAGTATGAGTATCAGTATCAATATCAGTCTCAGTCTTTAACAACCTTTGTCCCCAGTtctaatcaaaaacacaccagaaAAATGCTCCACAGTCACATTTTGGAGCTTAATGCTTTTGCAAGTTTCCTATTGTGACAGTATTTTATGTCACACCACTAGGTGGTGTAGTtactaaaacaaacatggatTCATTTTGGACCCACGTTAGTGTGGATAAATAATTAAGCTCCAAAGTGCCAGAGATCAGGATTTGCCAAACTTCCTTCAACTGGCTTTGTTTagtaataagtaatattttacaactttaggtaaaatatgtattttctttttatccctGTTTGATTCAAAGCTACGTATCTCTACCAAACAAACTAACAGCACATCATCTCACCTTTTGTTTTACAATcatcagggggaaaaaattaattggTCAAATTATGAATCAACTGTTCAGACTTGAACAAAAATAGGAAATAGGTAACAGCCATCCAATcgttgattttgtttgtttgttttttaccttttatatgtggatatttttaaaaatgtaaatggcTTTTATGTACTTGAACTTaaaatcacttttgtttttagaactTAATTGGCAGTTTTATGTAGTTGATAACTTAAAgctcaaaatctttttttagtaTGTGAATAGCACTTAGTGACGGATGCATGCATGCAATGTTTTCACGTTTCCTGTCAACACTCCTCTGCAGTCCCTCCATATatgatcagatcagatcagactctcatcctttttttttttttttttttttttgtaaatgtttagaGATTTTAAGCGACAACATGCCACTCACTGTCTTTTGTTACCAGACTCTGTGATGACATGGGGTCCATACCTTTATACCACTGTGAGTAGCACACAGAGTGCATTTCATTAACAACCGTGGATCCAAGCTGCTCTGTTGAATTTCTGACCTGCTGTGTGCAGTCCCTGCTGGACAACAACGGCCTGGCTGATGTCAACAGTGCAGCGGAGAAGGTGAAGCAAGCtgtggagcagcagcagtttctgaaagCCACTGAGCTGTGGTCGGTCACTGAGACAGTGGTGGAGCAGGTTGGTACCACACTGGAGCCCGTACACCCAAAAGGTTTCTTTAAACACACAACCCATAACAATTGTGACCACTCACAACTGAACCGTTCGACCAGTCTAATTGGAAAACTGACACAGCCGTCAAACACAACAGTTCTTACGCCACACTTGATGTcaaagaaaatttgatc from the Gambusia affinis linkage group LG19, SWU_Gaff_1.0, whole genome shotgun sequence genome contains:
- the coil gene encoding coilin, whose product is MAAHGNKFIRLRLFFDYPPPAVVGCRMCWLLVDLNSCRVVADLESVIREKFEFSRSSILSLFIEDCYLPHTESIYVVRDNDNVRVKVECLAQVNGHSGCPETVAVSCKKRQRDTAEGPIVEHKKKKKKRNELEDGTADVSDLAKNDHGNKMLEIKMSAKKKKKRRKRTVKSVDRSHPALPEAAAASHKPSSPDKTPAGKVKTQNVPSSGPSSNGDKACHQKVAKKSSASPAASEGAPRQKPSSEKSRPSSSSVSSQTDSSSDEADALKVPARTKALHPDTSSSKAAAQNQNQNQNQAPSTERPPLNRDSEEEIQLVIRRPQQTLLNIPGPGAWRGLSRGQDRRWAEGDPGECPGVRGQSDVEQFGNGTKEPSYQTDSLSNKSVVLQNEAEPVPKDYSSMPLLAAPPQVGQRIAFKLLELTENYTPEVSEYKEGKIINFDPTTKQIELELLNASQAPAEPGKFDLVYQNPDGSERVEYAIQRGSSVMERWDSLLEPRLII
- the scpep1 gene encoding retinoid-inducible serine carboxypeptidase, with the protein product MARFGALLCFLSVLFSQGLPSPLAGKEVWDYVEVRPGAHMFWWLYYADTPSAKYQDLPLVMWLQGGPGGSGSGFGNFEEIGPLNRDLEPRKTSWVQAASVLFVDNPVGTGFSYAEQPDGFATNVSTVASDMLVLLKHFFTQMPEFQTMPFYIFSESYGGKMAAAISLELSKAVAQGSVKCNFAGVALGDSWISPLDSVMTWGPYLYTTSLLDNNGLADVNSAAEKVKQAVEQQQFLKATELWSVTETVVEQNTNGVNFYNILTQQPDEKVTTAAGENFISLQAHRHIRPLHKQSLNELMNGPIRKKLAIIPQNVTWGGQAEDVFSNMAGDFMRPVVDIVDQLLTAGVNVTVYNGQLDLIVDTMGQELWVKQLKWEGLPGFSQLRWTPLEDPASPGTTGAFVKNYKNFAFYWILKAGHMIPSDQGAMALQMLKMITQQD